A window of Salmo trutta chromosome 31, fSalTru1.1, whole genome shotgun sequence contains these coding sequences:
- the LOC115169249 gene encoding pancreas transcription factor 1 subunit alpha-like encodes MDTVLDPFTGLDSFSSPYFDDDDFFTDQSSRDHLDTDEFLDDDVNFLTSHFQDYYKDSRIAHDGDYCDIGNLSFSSSSSTCSYECTDSTSELSPQMGGDSPMQKRRRRMRSDMEMQQLRQAANIRERRRMQSINDAFEGLRSHIPTLPYEKRLSKVDTLRLAIGYINFLAELVQSDMRIRNSNSDALTQPQKVIICHRGTRSPSPSDPDYGLPPLAGHSLSWKDEKELKDQNIIRTAKVWTPEDPRKLHMKSSLSNIENEPPSSLISVQ; translated from the exons ATGGACACTGTCTTGGATCCATTTACTGGACTGGACTCCTTCTCCTCCCCTTATTTTGATGACGATGATTTCTTTACTGACCAGTCCTCCAGGGACCACTTGGACACCGACGAGTTTCTGGATGACGATGTCAACTTTCTCACCAGCCATTTCCAAGATTACTACAAGGACAGCAGGATAGCGCACGATGGGGACTATTGTGACATTGGTAACTTGTCCTTCTCTTCCTCATCGTCTACCTGCTCGTATGAATGCACTGACAGCACCTCAGAGCTGTCGCCTCAGATGGGAGGAGATAGCCCGATGCAGAAAAGGCGGAGGCGGATGAGATCCGATATGGAGATGCAACAATTACGGCAGGCTGCCAACATCCGTGAACGGCGGAGGATGCAGTCAATTAACGATGCTTTCGAGGGACTCCGGTCTCACATCCCCACTCTACCCTACGAAAAGAGGCTCTCCAAAGTCGATACCCTGCGCCTGGCCATTGGCTACATCAACTTCCTCGCTGAGCTCGTGCAGTCCGACATGCGCATCCGAAACTCCAACAGTGACGCACTGACTCAACCCCAAAAAGTTATAATTTGCCACAGAGGAACAA GATCTCCATCTCCAAGTGACCCTGACTATGGGCTGCCTCCCCTCGCCGGACACTCTCTGTCCTGGAAAGACGAGAAAGAGCTGAAAGACCAGAACATAATCAGAACCGCTAAAGTCTGGACACCTGAGGACCCACGGAAACTGCACATGAAATCCTCCCTGTCCAACATTGAAAACGAGCCTCCTTCAAGCTTAATCTCAGTCCAATAA